The nucleotide window AAAGCGATGGCTACTTTTATGTCTGCTCCCTGTCTGCCTCGGTCATCTCCTATAAAGGGTTGATGATGCCGGTGGACTTGCCGACCTTCTTCCCGGACCTGGGTGACAGCGCCATGGAAACCGCCATTGTGGTGTTCCATCAGCGCTTCTCCACCAACACCCTGCCGCAGTGGCCGCTGGCTCAGCCGTTCCGTTACCTGGCACACAATGGTGAAATCAACACTGTTCAAGGTAACCGTAACTGGGCGCTGGCACGTGAAAACAAGTTCCAGAATGAGTTGTTGCCTGGCCTGGAAGAGCTGAGCCCGCTGGTAAACCGTACCGGCTCTGATTCTTCCAGCATGGACAATATGCTGGAAGTGCTGCTGTCCGGGGGCATGGATCTGTTCCGTGCGGTGCGCATGATGATCCCGCCTGCCTGGCAGAACGTGGACACCATGGATGCCGATCTGCGTGCCTTCTACGAATATAACTCCATGCACATGGAGCCGTGGGATGGTCCGGCTGGCCTGGTGCTGACCGACGGGCGCTACGCTGTTTGTATGCTTGACCGTAACGGTTTGCGCCCGGCGCGCTGGGTCGTGACCAAGAACGGTTTCATCACTCTGGCGTCAGAAATTGGTGTCTACGGCTACAAGCCGGAAGACGTGGTGGCGAAGGGCCGTGTCGGACCGGGTCAGATTCTGGCCGTGGATACCGAAACCGGTGAAGTGCTGCACACCAGGGACATCGATAACCGTCTGAAAGTGCGTCACCCCTATCGTGACTGGCTGAAGAGCAATGCCCTGCGTATCGAGGCGGACTACGACCACGAAGTGGGCCGTACCGACGAGGTGGACCCGCAGGATCTGCTCAGCTACCAGAAATTCTTCCAGATCAGCTTTGAAGAGCGTGATCAGGTGCTGCGCCCGCTGGCCGAGTCCGGCCAGGAAGCCACCGGCTCCATGGGCGACGATACCCCCATGGCGGTACTGTCCCGCCGTGAGCGCCAGCTGTCTGACTACTTCCGTCAGCAATTTGCCCAGGTGACCAACCCGCCCATCGATCCGCTGCGTGAAGCGATCGTCATGAGCCTGGAAACCTGTGTGGGTGCCGAGCGCAATGTGTTCGAGGAAACCGCCGATCATGCTGATCGCGCGATCCTGTCCACACCGGTATTGTCGCACTCCAAGTTCACCAACCTGTTGAACATCGATCGTCCTGGCTACGATGTGGCCAAGATCAGCCTGCACTACGATCCACAGGTGGGCCTCAAGCAGGCGGTGCTGAACATCTGCGCCGAAGCCGAGCAGGCGGTGCGCGATGGCAAGGTGATTCTGGTGCTGACGGACCATGGCATCAGCCAGGATACCCTGACGGTACCGGCTCTGATGGCTACCGGTGCGGTGCATCACTCTTTGACCTCAACCGGTCTGCGTTCCGATGCCAACATTATTGTTGAAACGGCCACGGCTCGTGATTCCCATCACTTTGCTGTGCTGTTTGGTTTCGGTGCCACCGCGGTTTATCCGTACCTGGCCTATGACGTGATCGCCGACATGGTTCGTTCTGGCGAGCTGCTGGGTGATGCCGTTGAGCTGCAGAAGAACTTCCGCAAGGGCATCAACAAGGGCCTGATGAAGATCCTCTCCAAAATGGGGATCTCCACCATTACCTCCTATCGGGGCGCCCAGTTGTTCGAAGCGGTAGGTATCAACAGCGAAGTCGTGGATCTGTGTTTCCGTGGTGTGGCCAGTCGTATTCAGGGGGCCGGCTTTGAAGATTTCGAAGCGGACCAGCTGAGCCTGGCCAAGGATGCCTGGAAGCAGCGCAAGCCTATCGACGCTGGCGGTATCCTCAAGTTCATCCACGGCAAGGAATATCACGCCTTCAATCCAGACGTGATCCATGCCCTGCACCGTGCCACCCAGGACAATGACTACGACGCCTACCGTGAGTATGCCGAGCTGGTCAACAATCGTCCTGTGGCCACCCTGCGTGACCTGTTCGCCCTGCGTGATGACGTGGACGCGATCAGTGTGGACGAGGTGGAACCGCTGCAGGATATCCTGCTGCGCTTTGACTCTGCCGGTATGTCTCTCGGTGCCTTGAGCCCTGAGGCCCACGAAGCCATTGCCACGGCCATGAACCGCCTGGGTGGTCGCTCCAACTCCGGTGAGGGTGGTGAAGATCCTGCCCGTTACGGTACCGAGCGCGTGTCCAAGATCAAGCAGATCGCCTCAGGCCGTTTCGGTGTGACACCTCACTACCTGGTGAATGCTGAAGTGCTGCAGATCAAGGTGGCCCAGGGTGCCAAGCCCGGTGAGGGTGGTCAGCTGCCGGGGGGCAAGGTGAATACCTTGATCGCCCGTTTGCGTCACTCTGTGCCTGGCGTGACCCTGATTTCACCGCCGCCGCACCACGACATCTATTCCATTGAGGATCTGGCTCAGCTGATCTTTGACCTCAAGCAGGTCAACCCGGATGCCCAGGTATCCGTTAAGCTGGTCTCCGAGCCGGGTGTGGGTACCGTTGCCTCTGGTGTGGCCAAGGCCTATGCCGATCTGATCACTATTTCCGGATACGACGGTGGTACCGCGGCCAGTCCGCTGACGTCCATCCGTTACGCGGGTTCACCGTGGGAACTGGGTCTGGCGGAAGCGCATCAGGCCCTGCGCGGTAACGATCTGCGTGACAAGATCCGTCTGCAGACCGATGGTGGTCTGAAGACGGGGCTGGACGTGATCAAGGCGGCTATCCTGGGCGCCGAGTCCTTCGGATTCGGTACCGTGCCGATGATCGTGCTGGGCTGTAAGTACCTGCGTATCTGTCACCTGAACAATTGCGCCACCGGTGTTGCCACCCAGCGTGATGACCTGCGCAAGGAACACTACATCGGTGCTCCCGAGCTGCTGATCAACTACTTCACTTTCGTGGCTCAGGAAGTGCGTGAGCTGTTGGCCGTGCTGGGGGTGAAGAGCATTCCCGAGCTGATCGGACGTACCGACCTGCTGAAAGTGCTGGAAGGTGAAACCGCGCGTCAGGCCAAGCTGGATCTGACACCGATCCTGCGCAACGACCTGGTGCCGGCCGACAAGCCGACTCACTGTCAGGTGAGCCGCAACGAGCCGTTCGACAAGGCACTGCTCAGCCAGAAGATGGTCGAAGACATGCAGGTCGCCATCGACAGCAAGTCCGGTGGCTCCTTCCACTACGAGATCACCAACTGTGATCGCTCCGTGGGGGCTCGTATTTCCGGTGAGATCGCCAAGAAATACGGCAACCTGGACATGGAAAGTGCTCCCATCAAGGTGCGCTTTACCGGTACTGCTGGCCAGAGCTTCGGCGTGTTCAATGCCGGCGGCCTGCACATGTATATCGAAGGCGATGCCAACGACTACGTGGGCAAGGGCATGGCTGGCGGCAAGCTGGTCATTCGTCCGCCCGTGGGCAGCCCGTTCAAGAGTCAGGAAACCGCCATTATTGGTAACACCTGTCTTTACGGTGCCACTGGCGGCAAGCTGTTTGCCGCGGGTACCGCCGGTGAGCGTTTCGGGGTGCGTAACTCCGGCGCCCACTCCGTTGTGGAAGGCGCAGGCGACCACTGCTGCGAATACATGACGGGTGGTTGCATCACCGTACTGGGCCGCACCGGCCACAACTTCGGTGCGGGCATGACCGGTGGTTTTGCCTTTGTACTGGACGAAGATAACGACTTCTTCGACCGCATCAACCCGGAACTGATCGAACTGCATCGCATCAGCTCTGAAGCCACCGAGTCTCACCGCAGCCACCTGCGCGGCGTGATCAGCGAATACGTTGAAGAGACCGGCAGCGAGTGGGGCCAGTATATTCTGGATAACTTTGATGCCATGAGCCGCAAGTTCTGGCTGGTGAAGCCCAAGGCCGCGAGCCTGGACAGCCTGCTGAACTCCACGCGTGCCAATCCGGCATAACAGAGGTTGGAGAGAACATGGCTGAGCGTTTGAACAATAATTTCCAGTTTCTCGACGTGCCCCGGCACGACCCGAAGAAAAAGGATATTGAAGACCGCAAGCACAAGTACGAGGAAATCTACTACCCGTTCGAAACTCGGGAAGTGGAGAATCAG belongs to Alcanivorax sediminis and includes:
- the gltB gene encoding glutamate synthase large subunit; translation: MQQNSTLVRGLTEPGEFRDNCGFGLIAHMEGNASHELLQTAIEALTCMTHRGGINADGKTGDGCGLLLKKPDSFFRKVAKEQSISLPDNYGVGMVFTHPDSAEADKQKAAINAALEAQDVQVLGWREVPTDDACLGELARASLPGFWQVLVAADGNSEQELNRRLFFARRHAEKAVESDGYFYVCSLSASVISYKGLMMPVDLPTFFPDLGDSAMETAIVVFHQRFSTNTLPQWPLAQPFRYLAHNGEINTVQGNRNWALARENKFQNELLPGLEELSPLVNRTGSDSSSMDNMLEVLLSGGMDLFRAVRMMIPPAWQNVDTMDADLRAFYEYNSMHMEPWDGPAGLVLTDGRYAVCMLDRNGLRPARWVVTKNGFITLASEIGVYGYKPEDVVAKGRVGPGQILAVDTETGEVLHTRDIDNRLKVRHPYRDWLKSNALRIEADYDHEVGRTDEVDPQDLLSYQKFFQISFEERDQVLRPLAESGQEATGSMGDDTPMAVLSRRERQLSDYFRQQFAQVTNPPIDPLREAIVMSLETCVGAERNVFEETADHADRAILSTPVLSHSKFTNLLNIDRPGYDVAKISLHYDPQVGLKQAVLNICAEAEQAVRDGKVILVLTDHGISQDTLTVPALMATGAVHHSLTSTGLRSDANIIVETATARDSHHFAVLFGFGATAVYPYLAYDVIADMVRSGELLGDAVELQKNFRKGINKGLMKILSKMGISTITSYRGAQLFEAVGINSEVVDLCFRGVASRIQGAGFEDFEADQLSLAKDAWKQRKPIDAGGILKFIHGKEYHAFNPDVIHALHRATQDNDYDAYREYAELVNNRPVATLRDLFALRDDVDAISVDEVEPLQDILLRFDSAGMSLGALSPEAHEAIATAMNRLGGRSNSGEGGEDPARYGTERVSKIKQIASGRFGVTPHYLVNAEVLQIKVAQGAKPGEGGQLPGGKVNTLIARLRHSVPGVTLISPPPHHDIYSIEDLAQLIFDLKQVNPDAQVSVKLVSEPGVGTVASGVAKAYADLITISGYDGGTAASPLTSIRYAGSPWELGLAEAHQALRGNDLRDKIRLQTDGGLKTGLDVIKAAILGAESFGFGTVPMIVLGCKYLRICHLNNCATGVATQRDDLRKEHYIGAPELLINYFTFVAQEVRELLAVLGVKSIPELIGRTDLLKVLEGETARQAKLDLTPILRNDLVPADKPTHCQVSRNEPFDKALLSQKMVEDMQVAIDSKSGGSFHYEITNCDRSVGARISGEIAKKYGNLDMESAPIKVRFTGTAGQSFGVFNAGGLHMYIEGDANDYVGKGMAGGKLVIRPPVGSPFKSQETAIIGNTCLYGATGGKLFAAGTAGERFGVRNSGAHSVVEGAGDHCCEYMTGGCITVLGRTGHNFGAGMTGGFAFVLDEDNDFFDRINPELIELHRISSEATESHRSHLRGVISEYVEETGSEWGQYILDNFDAMSRKFWLVKPKAASLDSLLNSTRANPA